A single Pristis pectinata isolate sPriPec2 chromosome 6, sPriPec2.1.pri, whole genome shotgun sequence DNA region contains:
- the kcnj13 gene encoding LOW QUALITY PROTEIN: inward rectifier potassium channel 13 (The sequence of the model RefSeq protein was modified relative to this genomic sequence to represent the inferred CDS: deleted 1 base in 1 codon) — protein sequence MGIVFNNSDEKDASPLIGPQYKRIVTKDGHSNLKIEALPGKSIEHLRDIWSILVEMRWRWMLLTFSGAFVAHWLFFACFWYLLAYTHGDLEVLDHNNPPENHTICVKYIDSFTAAFSFSLETQLTIGYGTMYPDGDCPAAIALLAVQMLLGLMVEALITGAFVAKIAKPKLRATAIKFSYFATVAQHEGEPCLMFRVANIWQSPLTNVKVTAILYKEYKTQHLYQTNIDFCIDHLNSNKCPYLIFPVMFYHTINQHSPLYPLIQGKMPPYYEIVIFLSAEQEGTGETCQKRTSYIPEEIKLNQQFAPVISCTLKGYYKIDLDNFDKTIPRFPMLFNTKDAKQNDFVVNISDRADTMIFHDSAV from the exons ATGGGCATCGTTTTTAACAACAGTGATGAAAAGGACGCTTCTCCACTTATAGGCCCACAGTACAAGAGAATTGTCACAAAGGATGGCCACAGTAATCTCAAGATAGAAGCCCTCCCTGGAAAAAGCATTGAACACCTAAGAGATATCTGGTCTATCTTGGTGGAAATGAGATGGCGCTGGATG TTACTGACTTTCTCTGGAGCTTTTGTAGCTCACTGGCTCTTCTTTGCCTGCTTTTGGTATTTATTGGCATACACACACGGTGATTTAGAAGTATTAGATCATAACAATCCACCAGAAAACCATACCATCTGTGTGAAATATATTGACAGCTTCACCGCAGCTTTCTCGTTCTCGCTGGAAACTCAGCTTACAATTGGCTATGGAACCATGTACCCTGATGGTGACTGCCCAGCTGCCATTGCTCTCCTCGCAGTCCAAATGCTGTTGGGACTCATGGTGGAAGCTTTAATTACAG gtgcCTTTGTGGCAAAGATTGCCAAACCAAAACTTAGAGCAACTGCAATTAAATTCAGTTACTTTGCTACTGTAGCGCAACATGAAGGGGAACCATGCTTGATGTTCAGAGTAGCCAACATATGGCAAAGTCCATTAACAAATGTTAAAGTAACGGCCATTTTATATAAGGAGTACAAAACTCAACACCTTTATCAGACAAACATCGATTTTTGCATTGACCATTTGAACTCTAATAAATGCCCATACCTCATCTTTCCAGTAATGTTCTATCACACCATCAATCAACATAGTCCTCTCTATCCACTGATTCAAGGAAAGATGCCACCCTACTACGAGATAGTAATTTTTTTGTCAGCAGAACAGGAAGGTACTGGAGAGACTTGCCAGAAGAGAACCTCTTATATTCCTGAAGAAATCAAACTCAACCAACAGTTTGCTCCTGTGATAAGCTGCACTTTGAAAGGGTACTACAAAATTGATTTGGACAACTTTGACAAGACAATTCCAAGATTTCCTATGCTATTTAATACAAAGGATGCAAAGCAGAATGATTTTGTTGTCAACATCAGTGATCGTGCTGATACTATGATATTCCATGATAGTGCTGTCTGA